The Halorhodospira halophila genomic sequence GGCGGTGCCGGAACTGCTCAAGTAGGCCCGCCGCCCCTGCGGCAGGCGCCCGGCGGCGGGCGCCTACCGCAGGCGGTCCAGGCGCAGGCGTTCGCGCTCGTCGAACAGCCGCCGGGCGGCGAACCAGACTGCTGCCAGGGTGCCGAAGCCGGTACCGACGGTGATCAGGAACATGATCAGGATCTGGTACTTCACCGCCTCCATCGGTGGTGCCCCGGCCAGGATCTGACCGGTCATCATGCCGGGCAGGCTGACGATCCCCGCCGCCGCCATGGCGTTGATCATCGGGATCATCCCCGAGCGCATGGCGTCGCGGCGGATCTGTTCCACTGCCACGCCCCACGGCTCCCCGAGCGCGAGCCGGGCCTCGATGACGTCGCGCTGCTGCCAGGCGCCGTCGGTCAGTCGGTCCACCGACAGGGCGATGCCGTTCATGGTGTTGCCCAGCAGCATGCCCAGCAGCGGGATAGCGTACTGCGGCTGATACCAGGGCTGCGGCTGCACCAGGGCGATCAGCGCCAGCACCGCCACGCTGAACGAAGACAGGAACATCGCCGCCGTGCCCAGGCCGAAACCCCAGAAACCGGCGAAGCGCCGCTTCTGCCGGGCCATCACCTCATAGCCGGCGACCAGCAGCATGACCACGCCCATCAGCGCCACCCAGTAGAGCGTGGCGTGGGCGAAGAGCGTCTCCAGGACCAGGCCGACGAGCAGTAGCTGGATCACCGTGCGTGCTGCGGCGATCAGCAGTGAGCGCTCCACCCCCAGGCGCCCGGCCCACGAGAACCCGGCCAGGGCCACCACCAGGACGCCGGCGATGACCAGATCCAGCGGTTCGAGGCGGATCAGTTCCTGGGTCACGGCGCCCCCTCCTCGGCGATCCCGTCGCGGATGGTAAAGCGGTGGGCGTCCAGGCGGCGGACCTGCTCCGGGTCGTGGGTGACCCAGACGATGGCCAGCCCGCGCCGGCGCTGCTCATCGATCACCCGCTCCACGGCCTCGGTGGTGGCCGTATCCAGGTTGGCGGTGGGCTCATCGAGGAGCAGCACCCGTGGCTGCAGGGCCACCGCCCGGGCCAGGCCCAGGCGGCTGCGCTCGCCGGTGGACAGCCGCCGCACCGACCACTGCGCCACGTCGGCATCGAAGCCGAGTTCGGCCAGGGTATCGCTCTCCACGGCGGCTAGGTTCTCGCCCACGGTCTCGGCCCACCAGGCGCAGTCGGCGGCCAGGTAGATGACCCGGCGACGCCACGCGTGGCCGGTGTAGGCGTCCCGCGGGCTGCCGTCCAGGTGCACCGCGCCGTCATTGGGGTCGAGGTCGGCGATGGCGCGCAGCAGCCGGCTCTTGCCCGAGCCGGAGGGGCCGGCGAGGGCGGCGCAGCCCCCGGCCGGCACCGCCAGCCGTGGCCAGGCCGCCACCGCGCAGCGCAGATCGCGGACCGTCAGGCGTGGCTCGGCAGCCAAGCCGACGCCCTAGAGCGGCAGGCTGGCGCCGATGCCAAAGGAGACATCGGGGCTGGCGTCGTAGAGCCCCAGACCGACGTAGGGGCGCAGGTGGACCTGCTCGACCTGCAGCCCGGCGCCGACAATCAGGTCCATGTGGTTGGAACCGGTGGGGTTCTCGTCGCCGCGCAGCTCGAAGTTGAGGTTGGTGCCGGTATCCAGGGGGTGGGCGTAGCCAATGCCCCAGCTGGCGTAGGTGCCGCCGACGTCCTCATCCTGGATGGTGTAGCCGAACTCGCCGTAGACTAGCCCCGGACCGAGGTCACGCTGCATGGGCAGGTTCACGTAGAAGTCCAGGCCGTCGTTGGGATACGGACGCACATCTTCGTCACCGCCGGCGCGGGCGCCGAGTTCCAGGGCGAAGTGCCGGTTGAGCTGGAGCTTGGCGAAGCCGGTGATCCCCTCCAGGCCGGAATCGTCCGGGGCGCCGTCGTCGTCGTCGGAGTTGCTGACGAAGCTGAAGTAGGCGCCGTACTCGAAGTCGTCGGTGAGCCCGTAGCGGAAGCCCAGCGGGCCCAGGCGCAGGTTGTCGTAGTCGCGTTCTCCAGCGTCTTCTCGCCCGAACTCATAGGCCGCGTGGCCGAAGAGCTCGGTGTTGTCGGTGCCGATTACCGGGACGCTGGAGAGGGTGATCGGCCGGTGGTCGGCGGCGCTGGCGACCGAGGCGCCGGCCACGGCGGCGACGGCGCAGGTCCACGGGATCCACTTGGAATGCATGGTTTTCTCCTCGGAACGGGGACTTGGATGCTGGCACGCAGCGTACAGGATAGCGGTTCCGTCTACCCCCGTAGCAAAGAAAAGCGGGCGCCGAAGCGCCCGCAAGGTCTCCCGTTCGGGAGAGGAGGAGAGGATCGG encodes the following:
- a CDS encoding ABC transporter permease produces the protein MTQELIRLEPLDLVIAGVLVVALAGFSWAGRLGVERSLLIAAARTVIQLLLVGLVLETLFAHATLYWVALMGVVMLLVAGYEVMARQKRRFAGFWGFGLGTAAMFLSSFSVAVLALIALVQPQPWYQPQYAIPLLGMLLGNTMNGIALSVDRLTDGAWQQRDVIEARLALGEPWGVAVEQIRRDAMRSGMIPMINAMAAAGIVSLPGMMTGQILAGAPPMEAVKYQILIMFLITVGTGFGTLAAVWFAARRLFDERERLRLDRLR
- a CDS encoding ABC transporter ATP-binding protein, producing MAAEPRLTVRDLRCAVAAWPRLAVPAGGCAALAGPSGSGKSRLLRAIADLDPNDGAVHLDGSPRDAYTGHAWRRRVIYLAADCAWWAETVGENLAAVESDTLAELGFDADVAQWSVRRLSTGERSRLGLARAVALQPRVLLLDEPTANLDTATTEAVERVIDEQRRRGLAIVWVTHDPEQVRRLDAHRFTIRDGIAEEGAP